In Arvicola amphibius chromosome 13, mArvAmp1.2, whole genome shotgun sequence, a genomic segment contains:
- the LOC119799735 gene encoding 28S ribosomal protein S21, mitochondrial-like, producing the protein MEKHLKLIARNVMVQDGNVEGAYRTLNRILTTNGLTEIMKRQHIYEKPCCRHQRESYETCGRFYNMEMARKTKFLMRKNRADPWLGC; encoded by the coding sequence ATGGAGAAACACCTGAAGCTCATTGCCAGGAATGTAATGGTTCAGGACGGGAACGTGGAGGGTGCATACAGGACCCTGAACAGAATTCTCACTACCAATGGCCTTACTGAAATCATGAAGCGGCAGCATATCTATGAGAAGCCCTGCTGCCGCCACCAGCGGGAGAGCTATGAAACATGCGGGAGGTTCTACAACATGGAAATGGCTCGAAAGACTAAATTCTTGATGAGGAAAAACCGGGCAGATCCATGGCTGGGCTGCTAA